From a single Rhizobium lusitanum genomic region:
- the sppA gene encoding signal peptide peptidase SppA, with translation MDSSAIADRRQLRRKLGFWRIIAVLLLVGLGFALYRFFAADLPDTRGPQIARVTISGLIQDDGELLERLKKIKDNDQVKALIVSISSTGGTTYGGERIFKAIRAVADKKPVVSDIRTVAASAGYMIATAGDDIVAGETSITGSIGVIFQYPQTKDLLDKLGVSLEEIKSSPMKAEPSPFHPPSEDAKNMIRSMVMDSYGWFVDLVADRRKLPREEVLKLADGSIFTGRQALQNKLIDTLGGEDEIRAYLDTRKVNKDLPIVDWKAENKTSSFFWPGAASWLLNLFGYDDFVKGEGLQKMMTEKLFLDGLLSVWQGAAD, from the coding sequence ATGGACAGTTCTGCAATTGCAGACCGGCGGCAATTGCGCCGCAAGCTTGGTTTTTGGCGCATCATCGCCGTTCTCCTTCTGGTGGGGCTTGGTTTTGCTCTATACCGTTTCTTTGCAGCGGACCTGCCGGATACGCGCGGGCCGCAGATTGCCCGTGTCACCATTTCCGGTCTCATCCAGGACGATGGCGAGCTTCTGGAGCGGCTGAAGAAGATCAAGGACAATGACCAGGTCAAGGCTCTGATCGTGTCGATCTCGTCGACCGGTGGCACGACCTATGGTGGCGAACGGATCTTCAAGGCCATCCGTGCCGTCGCCGACAAGAAGCCCGTCGTTTCCGATATCCGCACCGTCGCTGCCTCCGCCGGCTATATGATCGCGACGGCCGGTGACGATATCGTCGCCGGCGAGACTTCGATCACGGGTTCCATCGGCGTGATCTTCCAGTATCCGCAGACCAAGGACCTGCTCGACAAGCTTGGCGTTTCGCTGGAGGAGATCAAGTCGTCGCCGATGAAGGCGGAGCCGTCGCCTTTCCATCCGCCAAGCGAAGACGCTAAGAATATGATCCGCAGCATGGTGATGGACAGCTATGGCTGGTTTGTCGATCTTGTCGCCGATCGCCGCAAATTGCCGCGCGAAGAGGTGTTGAAACTTGCCGACGGCAGCATTTTCACCGGCCGCCAGGCGTTGCAGAACAAGCTGATCGACACGCTCGGCGGCGAGGACGAAATTCGCGCCTATCTCGATACGCGCAAGGTCAACAAGGACCTGCCGATCGTCGACTGGAAGGCAGAGAACAAAACCTCGTCCTTCTTTTGGCCGGGCGCTGCTTCCTGGTTGCTAAATCTCTTTGGTTATGATGATTTTGTGAAGGGCGAGGGCCTCCAGAAAATGATGACCGAGAAGTTGTTTCTTGACGGCCTGCTTTCTGTTTGGCAGGGTGCAGCCGATTGA
- a CDS encoding integration host factor subunit beta, with protein MIKSELVQIVAARNPHLYHRDVENIVNAVLDEITDALAAGNRVELRGFGAFSVKNRPSRSGRNPRTGDTVFVEEKWVPFFKTGKELRERLNPGAGDEEDDDN; from the coding sequence GTGATCAAGTCGGAATTGGTGCAGATTGTTGCGGCTCGTAACCCGCATCTCTATCACCGCGACGTCGAAAATATCGTCAACGCGGTCCTCGACGAGATCACGGATGCGCTCGCCGCCGGCAACCGCGTGGAGCTACGCGGCTTCGGCGCTTTCTCCGTCAAGAACCGTCCTTCGCGCTCCGGACGCAACCCACGCACCGGCGACACCGTGTTCGTCGAGGAAAAATGGGTTCCCTTCTTCAAGACGGGCAAGGAGCTGCGCGAGCGCCTCAATCCCGGCGCCGGCGACGAAGAAGACGACGACAATTAA
- a CDS encoding LapA family protein, protein MTKKIINLLILLPLGIILIVFCVANRQSATLALNPFRPEDQVLSLHAPLFVLLFVALILGMVVGAAVTWVNQGKHRKRARNQSREAVHWHAEADKHRSRAEQIAGQLPSK, encoded by the coding sequence ATGACCAAGAAGATCATCAATCTGCTGATATTGCTGCCGCTCGGTATCATCCTGATCGTCTTCTGCGTCGCCAACCGGCAATCCGCCACGCTTGCGCTCAATCCGTTCCGGCCCGAGGATCAGGTGCTGTCGCTACACGCACCGCTTTTCGTGCTGCTATTTGTCGCGCTGATCCTCGGCATGGTGGTCGGCGCGGCGGTGACCTGGGTCAACCAGGGTAAACACCGCAAGCGCGCCCGCAATCAGTCGCGCGAAGCCGTCCACTGGCATGCCGAAGCGGACAAGCACCGCAGCCGTGCCGAACAGATCGCCGGCCAGCTCCCCTCGAAGTGA
- a CDS encoding methyl-accepting chemotaxis protein — protein MKAISLSFGSDSAAVLAAMDKSLAIIEFDVTGRILTANANFCRTVGYELTEIVGQQHRIFVAPAEVNSPDYSEFWAKLGRGEFDKRQYKRIGKGGREIWIEASYNPIFKYGKPYKVVKVATDITAEKLKSVEDAGKLNALSRSQAVIEFTPDGRVLTANANFLATMGYELSEIQGKHHSLFCDGTYAVSEGYRQFWQRLAKGEFIADEFMRIGKGGRRIFIQASYNPIFDIDNKVFKVVKFATDVTGRVNNVEQLGGALKRMSDGDLTQHLDMPFIPTLDRLRLDFNGAVGKLRDAMRSVAQAAGKISAGAQKIHLATDDISMRSEQQAMSVEETAAALEEITTTVADSSHNAEDAGQLVRDTRDTAIRSAMVVRSAIDAMAKIKSSSEEISKIIGVIDEIAFQTNLLALNAGIEAARAGDAGRGFAVVAQEVRELAQRSAKAAKEIGGLIALSQDHVKSGVALVAETGTTLQTIESQVEQANKNVSAIVQVAKEQAVTLREVNGAVTILDRGTQQNTALVQESAVAARSLSAEADELFELLKLFSLEARLVPSSAKQDSAAISKNGDWPLRRLAG, from the coding sequence ATGAAAGCAATATCATTGAGCTTTGGTTCCGATTCGGCGGCAGTGCTCGCTGCGATGGACAAATCACTGGCCATCATCGAATTCGATGTGACCGGAAGGATTTTGACGGCAAACGCGAATTTCTGCCGCACGGTCGGTTATGAGCTCACGGAAATCGTTGGCCAACAGCATCGCATCTTCGTCGCACCGGCTGAAGTCAACTCGCCTGACTATTCCGAATTCTGGGCTAAGCTCGGGCGCGGTGAATTCGACAAGAGGCAATACAAACGCATCGGCAAGGGCGGCAGGGAGATCTGGATCGAAGCCTCCTACAATCCGATTTTCAAATACGGAAAACCTTACAAGGTCGTGAAAGTCGCGACTGACATAACGGCCGAAAAGCTCAAGAGTGTCGAGGATGCCGGCAAGCTGAATGCCCTGTCGCGCTCTCAGGCCGTTATCGAGTTCACGCCGGATGGCCGCGTCCTCACCGCGAACGCAAATTTCCTGGCGACAATGGGCTACGAGCTATCGGAGATACAAGGCAAGCATCATTCATTGTTCTGTGATGGGACATACGCCGTCAGCGAGGGCTATCGTCAATTCTGGCAGCGGCTGGCCAAGGGCGAGTTTATCGCCGACGAGTTCATGCGTATCGGCAAGGGCGGTCGGAGGATCTTCATCCAGGCGTCCTACAATCCGATTTTCGACATAGACAACAAGGTCTTCAAAGTCGTCAAATTCGCGACGGATGTGACCGGCCGCGTCAACAACGTCGAACAGCTCGGTGGGGCGCTCAAGCGAATGTCGGACGGCGATCTGACGCAACACCTCGACATGCCCTTCATTCCGACCCTCGACAGGCTCCGCCTGGACTTCAACGGCGCGGTTGGAAAACTTCGAGATGCCATGCGCTCGGTGGCACAGGCTGCCGGCAAAATCTCTGCCGGCGCGCAAAAGATTCATTTGGCGACCGATGACATTTCCATGAGATCGGAACAGCAGGCGATGTCCGTCGAGGAAACCGCCGCTGCTCTCGAGGAGATCACCACAACGGTCGCCGATTCCAGCCATAATGCCGAGGATGCCGGGCAACTCGTTCGCGACACCCGCGATACCGCAATCCGTTCCGCAATGGTCGTGCGTTCCGCCATCGATGCCATGGCTAAGATCAAGTCCTCATCCGAGGAAATATCCAAAATCATCGGTGTCATCGACGAGATCGCCTTCCAGACCAACCTGCTGGCGCTGAATGCCGGTATCGAGGCGGCCCGTGCTGGTGACGCTGGCAGGGGCTTTGCCGTCGTTGCCCAGGAAGTACGCGAACTTGCGCAACGCTCGGCAAAGGCAGCCAAGGAAATCGGAGGGTTGATTGCGCTGTCGCAGGACCACGTAAAGAGCGGTGTGGCGCTGGTGGCAGAGACCGGCACAACCTTGCAGACGATCGAATCGCAGGTTGAGCAGGCAAACAAAAATGTCTCCGCCATCGTTCAGGTCGCAAAAGAACAGGCGGTGACTCTCCGGGAAGTCAACGGTGCGGTCACGATCCTGGATAGGGGGACACAGCAGAATACGGCTCTGGTTCAGGAATCCGCCGTCGCGGCGCGCAGCCTGTCCGCCGAAGCCGACGAACTCTTCGAGCTGCTGAAACTGTTCAGCCTCGAAGCGCGTTTGGTACCGTCATCGGCGAAACAAGACTCCGCCGCAATATCGAAGAACGGCGATTGGCCGCTTCGTCGATTGGCGGGCTGA
- a CDS encoding GNAT family N-acetyltransferase, with amino-acid sequence MTLKSDPWTVRPARERDTDILAEIYLGVRRQTFLWVDPVRFHREDFAAHTQGERVFVCEDEHGTIAGFLTLWETDNFIHMLYILPAFQGSGAGKALLAALPDWPKRRYRLKCLVRNTRAIAFYRAIGFEIVGDGVSPEGEYKDMQLNGD; translated from the coding sequence ATGACGCTTAAATCAGATCCCTGGACCGTCCGGCCGGCACGCGAGCGGGACACGGATATCCTTGCCGAGATCTATCTCGGCGTGCGCCGCCAGACCTTTCTCTGGGTCGATCCCGTCCGGTTCCACAGGGAGGATTTCGCCGCGCATACGCAGGGCGAGCGCGTTTTCGTCTGCGAGGACGAACATGGAACGATCGCCGGCTTCCTGACGCTATGGGAAACGGATAATTTCATCCATATGCTCTATATACTGCCGGCATTTCAGGGCAGCGGTGCCGGCAAGGCGCTGCTTGCCGCCCTGCCGGATTGGCCCAAGCGACGTTACCGGCTGAAATGCCTGGTGAGGAACACACGAGCCATCGCCTTCTACCGCGCCATCGGCTTCGAAATCGTCGGCGACGGCGTATCGCCGGAGGGCGAGTACAAGGACATGCAGCTCAACGGCGACTAG